One region of Limnospira fusiformis SAG 85.79 genomic DNA includes:
- a CDS encoding tetratricopeptide repeat protein: MSNYENVQPEVIRLNEKAVSYLNERNWGESINCCEQALKIDPNFALSYKTLGTIRQLQGDFLAAESCYHSALKIAPNMAEVYANLGSLYAQNKRWNEAINAYEKALEIRPNMAGFYRNLAKVFTQCGQPERATEYWCKAILLSADPVSFQDYLNFGNQLQQQQQLEKAIAIYQKAIVNYPNQSDVFYHHLGGIFKQQERWEEAVKCYQKAIEINPNQFYYYYGLAQVLKTQEKWSELIPVCGQAIALKPDVDWLYMSLGDSLLETGEIEEAIANYRQAITLNPQLSWLHQKLGHALKLAGHIDEAIAAYQKAIELKPELIWLYEILAQLLTEKQRWQELQDLCIEGLKRKPDLLKAYHHFAQILAHRGLIEDANNALNFKKLSSKFIREILPNLSEKTTTSPTHPSVQYILIYPAKTIEIKPANILITNLPETFTTCQISTGDFGVAIVENGRVWGDMATSAVFTDDGKLVTDLASGGAEFVAVSEHLPPPEEIDGVVAFLSVRFGAGYFHWMLDIIARFHLLEAAGIDLNSIDKFVVNAWETPYQKQALETLKIPPKKIISNKDINHLKAAQIIIPTPNLSSHRGLQISQWNCDFLKHTFCPSLGDTKQRIYIDRTLAQSRQVLNNSQVIECLTQFNIKPVQLESMTLEQQAELFATSEVIISPHGAGLTNLAFCQTGTTVIEILSPDYCPSIYRLLSGICELEYYPILGDNLPENEPKLIGKNINIVINIDRLMQTIQAAGLA, translated from the coding sequence ATGTCAAATTATGAAAATGTGCAACCGGAAGTTATCCGACTCAATGAAAAAGCGGTTTCCTATTTAAATGAAAGAAATTGGGGGGAGTCGATTAACTGTTGTGAACAAGCGTTAAAAATCGACCCTAATTTTGCGTTGTCTTATAAAACTTTGGGGACGATAAGACAGTTACAAGGGGATTTTCTGGCGGCGGAGTCTTGTTATCATAGTGCTTTGAAAATCGCGCCTAATATGGCGGAAGTTTATGCTAATTTAGGAAGTCTTTACGCCCAAAATAAACGCTGGAATGAGGCGATAAATGCCTATGAAAAGGCTCTGGAAATTCGCCCTAATATGGCGGGGTTCTATCGTAATTTGGCTAAGGTGTTTACCCAATGTGGTCAGCCAGAAAGGGCGACAGAATATTGGTGTAAAGCTATTTTGTTAAGTGCTGACCCGGTGAGTTTTCAAGATTATCTGAATTTTGGGAATCAGTTACAACAGCAACAGCAATTAGAAAAGGCGATCGCTATTTATCAAAAAGCAATTGTCAATTATCCTAATCAATCGGATGTATTTTATCATCATTTAGGGGGAATTTTTAAACAACAGGAAAGGTGGGAAGAGGCGGTGAAATGCTATCAAAAGGCTATCGAAATTAACCCGAACCAGTTTTACTATTATTATGGACTAGCCCAAGTTTTGAAAACTCAGGAAAAATGGTCGGAATTAATTCCGGTCTGTGGTCAGGCGATCGCTTTAAAACCTGATGTAGATTGGCTGTATATGAGTTTAGGAGATAGCTTACTAGAAACGGGAGAAATTGAAGAAGCGATCGCTAATTATCGCCAAGCCATTACACTCAATCCTCAACTTTCTTGGTTACATCAAAAATTAGGTCACGCACTGAAATTAGCAGGTCATATTGATGAGGCGATCGCGGCTTATCAAAAAGCGATCGAACTGAAACCAGAGTTAATATGGCTTTATGAGATTCTCGCACAACTGTTAACCGAAAAGCAACGTTGGCAAGAATTACAAGACCTATGTATAGAGGGATTAAAACGGAAGCCAGACTTGCTCAAAGCCTATCATCATTTTGCCCAAATATTAGCCCATAGAGGTTTAATTGAGGATGCCAATAATGCCCTAAACTTCAAAAAATTATCATCAAAATTTATCCGAGAAATATTGCCTAATTTATCAGAAAAAACCACAACCAGCCCAACCCATCCTAGTGTTCAATATATCCTCATATACCCAGCTAAGACTATTGAGATTAAACCCGCTAATATTTTAATTACCAACCTTCCCGAAACATTTACAACCTGTCAGATATCAACCGGAGATTTCGGCGTGGCTATTGTGGAAAATGGGCGCGTGTGGGGAGATATGGCGACCAGTGCAGTTTTCACAGATGATGGCAAATTAGTCACTGATTTAGCTAGTGGTGGGGCGGAGTTTGTCGCCGTATCCGAACACCTACCGCCACCCGAAGAAATTGATGGTGTGGTTGCTTTTTTATCCGTGCGTTTTGGGGCGGGATATTTTCACTGGATGTTAGATATTATCGCCCGTTTTCATTTATTAGAAGCTGCGGGAATTGACCTGAACTCAATTGATAAATTTGTGGTAAATGCTTGGGAGACACCTTACCAGAAACAGGCTTTAGAGACCCTAAAAATTCCACCCAAAAAAATCATCAGCAATAAAGATATCAATCATCTGAAAGCCGCGCAAATAATTATCCCAACTCCTAACCTTTCATCCCACCGAGGCTTACAAATTAGCCAGTGGAATTGTGATTTTCTCAAACACACTTTTTGTCCGAGTCTGGGGGATACTAAACAGCGAATTTATATAGATCGCACCTTAGCACAATCTCGCCAGGTCTTGAATAATTCCCAGGTGATAGAATGCCTAACACAGTTTAATATTAAACCAGTACAATTAGAATCAATGACTCTTGAACAACAAGCGGAACTTTTCGCTACTTCCGAAGTGATTATTAGTCCCCACGGTGCGGGACTAACTAATTTAGCTTTCTGTCAAACTGGTACTACAGTTATTGAAATCTTATCCCCAGATTATTGTCCGTCAATTTATCGATTATTGAGTGGTATTTGTGAACTGGAATATTATCCTATATTAGGAGATAATTTGCCGGAAAATGAACCGAAACTTATCGGCAAAAATATTAATATTGTCATCAATATCGACAGGCTTATGCAGACAATTCAAGCCGCTGGTTTAGCTTAA
- the rnc gene encoding ribonuclease III has translation MMISNKERIGDALELLAEGLYPPFKQEMTNKYSDQWQEEAQKYITKYKNMKKRELEERLSQDIGALLQVISNKWDSIFKNNENVDNQHRGIIFELIQLRNNWAHGNEFSHRYTERAIDNMVLLLTAFQAENSIINQLKQHQEIMLSKIIEDQNMDPDREKKLRRELSKLLKKIPFQNVDLLNHALTHSSYLYEHPKEVKRDNELLEFLGDSVLNFISGEYLYNKYKSVRNEGDLTKLRSALVENKQLAKFAEKLALQQYIRLGKGAALNPSLLSNTFEAMIGAYFLDSGMKKVQDFLQPLFDSVIAEITSQSQGNSGKVAADSKNRLQEWVQKNIGPITPEYETIKEEGADHKKQFTVQVMVQGKVYGEGKGSSKKEASKKAAEKALAKIHKLGL, from the coding sequence ATGATGATTAGCAATAAAGAAAGAATTGGGGACGCTTTAGAGTTATTAGCTGAGGGCTTATATCCTCCGTTTAAACAGGAAATGACAAACAAATATTCAGACCAATGGCAGGAGGAAGCTCAAAAATATATCACCAAATACAAAAACATGAAAAAGCGAGAATTGGAGGAGAGGCTATCTCAAGATATCGGAGCATTACTGCAAGTTATATCGAATAAATGGGATAGTATTTTTAAAAACAATGAAAATGTGGATAATCAACATAGGGGGATAATATTTGAGTTAATTCAACTTAGGAATAACTGGGCTCATGGGAATGAATTTTCTCACCGATATACGGAACGTGCTATAGATAACATGGTGCTGCTGTTGACGGCTTTTCAGGCTGAAAACTCCATAATTAATCAATTAAAACAACATCAGGAGATTATGTTAAGTAAAATTATCGAAGACCAAAATATGGATCCTGACCGAGAAAAAAAACTGCGGCGAGAATTATCGAAATTGCTGAAAAAAATACCTTTTCAAAATGTGGATTTACTCAATCACGCTTTAACTCACAGTTCCTATCTATATGAACACCCGAAGGAAGTTAAGCGGGATAATGAATTGTTGGAGTTTTTGGGGGATTCGGTGTTAAATTTTATATCGGGGGAGTATCTTTATAATAAGTATAAAAGTGTCAGGAATGAAGGTGATTTAACTAAGTTGCGATCGGCTTTGGTGGAAAATAAGCAGTTGGCTAAGTTTGCGGAAAAATTAGCCCTACAACAATATATCAGATTAGGGAAAGGGGCGGCGCTAAATCCTTCCTTATTAAGCAATACGTTTGAGGCGATGATTGGGGCTTATTTTTTGGATTCTGGGATGAAGAAAGTACAGGATTTTTTACAACCTTTGTTCGATTCGGTGATAGCTGAAATTACTTCCCAGTCTCAAGGTAATTCGGGGAAAGTGGCGGCGGACTCGAAAAATAGATTACAGGAATGGGTGCAAAAAAATATAGGTCCAATTACACCAGAATATGAAACAATTAAGGAGGAAGGAGCCGACCACAAAAAACAGTTCACTGTCCAGGTTATGGTTCAGGGTAAGGTTTATGGAGAGGGTAAAGGTTCCAGTAAAAAAGAGGCTAGTAAAAAGGCGGCTGAAAAGGCTCTGGCTAAAATCCATAAACTGGGTTTATAA
- a CDS encoding vWA domain-containing protein, giving the protein MRLEEAVEFAENPEPRCPCVLLLDTSASMQGEPLDGLNAGLMTFRENLIKDELAKKRVEIALITFDNQVKIIQDFVTADRFEPPLLNAQGQTYMGTAIGEALDMIASRKAEYRNNGITYYRPWVFMITDGEPQGESDRITEQAIKRIRDEEANKQVAFFAVGVEGANMERLGEIAQRTPLKLKGLDFREMFIWLSASMQTVSHSKVDEQVALPPPGWGTV; this is encoded by the coding sequence ATGAGACTTGAGGAAGCGGTTGAATTTGCCGAAAACCCGGAACCCCGGTGTCCCTGTGTGTTATTGCTAGACACATCAGCATCTATGCAGGGAGAACCCCTAGATGGTCTCAATGCAGGATTAATGACTTTTAGGGAGAACCTAATCAAAGACGAACTCGCGAAAAAACGGGTTGAGATCGCGCTGATCACCTTTGATAACCAGGTAAAAATCATCCAGGATTTTGTCACAGCCGATCGCTTTGAACCCCCCCTGTTAAACGCCCAGGGTCAAACCTATATGGGAACAGCCATAGGGGAGGCTTTAGACATGATTGCCAGTCGCAAAGCCGAGTATCGCAATAATGGGATTACCTACTATCGTCCTTGGGTGTTCATGATTACCGACGGCGAACCCCAGGGAGAAAGCGATCGCATTACAGAACAGGCCATTAAACGCATTCGAGACGAGGAAGCCAACAAACAGGTCGCATTCTTTGCGGTAGGCGTAGAAGGGGCGAATATGGAGCGCTTAGGAGAGATTGCTCAACGAACCCCCCTGAAACTGAAAGGGTTAGATTTTCGGGAAATGTTCATTTGGCTATCCGCCAGTATGCAAACAGTTTCTCACTCCAAAGTTGACGAACAGG